One window of Aliarcobacter lanthieri genomic DNA carries:
- a CDS encoding divergent polysaccharide deacetylase family protein, producing the protein MTKKIRKKRKISPIRRVLRKKNLAKNFIIILLFVLSFLAVGYFFFDKDMKEIRIEKNDNILKEQKTYSNQEVMEEVLSNINLPKKQVLIDTIKKLDEKEEYEENLKKDIKDDIFKKVEEIEKKESKEQQKYIETQEEPNPEIKEEIIKENNQKKEINTTITTKKDKYKHNLNDKPKLVIIIDDVVTKTQKEKILNIGYPITMSLLPPTKGHPNSAKIAQNLPLYMIHFPLQASSGFKNFEDNTLNITDSYEVIEKRVKQLREWYPKAIYTNNHTGSVFTENYKAMDNLFKALKKYNFIFVDSKTSVNSVAKELTVKYEIPYIVRDTFLDNDRNFASIQNQLKSAVKIAKKQGYAIAIGHPYEITFKVLKESKHLLNDIEPIFINQLPYL; encoded by the coding sequence ATGACTAAAAAAATTAGAAAAAAAAGAAAGATATCCCCAATAAGAAGAGTTCTTAGAAAAAAGAACTTAGCTAAAAACTTTATCATTATACTACTATTCGTTTTATCATTTTTAGCTGTTGGTTATTTCTTTTTTGATAAAGATATGAAAGAAATAAGAATTGAAAAAAATGACAATATATTAAAAGAACAAAAAACATATTCAAATCAAGAGGTGATGGAAGAAGTTTTATCAAATATAAACCTACCTAAAAAACAAGTTTTAATAGATACTATAAAAAAATTAGATGAAAAAGAAGAATATGAAGAAAACTTAAAAAAAGATATAAAAGATGATATATTCAAAAAAGTTGAAGAAATAGAAAAAAAAGAATCTAAAGAACAACAAAAATATATAGAAACTCAAGAAGAACCTAATCCTGAAATTAAAGAAGAAATAATCAAAGAAAATAATCAAAAAAAAGAAATTAATACAACAATTACAACAAAAAAAGATAAATATAAACACAATTTAAATGATAAACCAAAACTTGTAATTATTATAGATGATGTAGTAACAAAAACTCAAAAAGAAAAAATATTAAATATAGGATACCCTATAACAATGTCTTTATTACCTCCTACAAAAGGGCATCCTAATTCTGCAAAAATTGCACAAAATTTACCTTTATATATGATACATTTTCCATTACAAGCTTCAAGTGGATTTAAAAATTTTGAAGATAATACTTTAAATATTACAGATTCTTATGAAGTAATAGAAAAAAGAGTAAAACAACTTCGAGAGTGGTATCCAAAAGCAATTTATACAAATAATCATACAGGTTCAGTATTTACTGAAAATTATAAAGCAATGGATAATCTTTTTAAAGCTTTAAAAAAATATAATTTTATTTTTGTAGATAGTAAAACTTCTGTAAATTCAGTAGCAAAAGAACTAACAGTAAAATATGAAATCCCATATATAGTAAGAGATACTTTTTTAGATAATGATAGAAATTTTGCTTCTATTCAAAATCAATTAAAATCAGCTGTAAAAATAGCAAAAAAACAAGGATATGCAATAGCTATTGGGCATCCTTATGAGATTACATTTAAAGTTCTAAAAGAGTCAAAACATCTATTAAATGATATTGAACCAATATTTATAAATCAGCTTCCCTATCTTTAG
- a CDS encoding DNA-processing protein DprA, which translates to MINHIDFKIKELEQMSQYPKNLYYIGNLELLKKKKIGVIGSRHPSQYSINVTQRIVNLLSEANNIIVSGGAIGIDTIAHKSAGYSNTIMICHLQ; encoded by the coding sequence ATGATAAATCATATTGACTTTAAAATTAAAGAACTAGAACAAATGAGTCAATACCCAAAGAATTTATATTATATAGGGAACCTTGAACTATTAAAAAAGAAGAAAATAGGAGTTATTGGAAGCCGTCATCCATCACAATATTCTATAAATGTGACTCAAAGGATTGTAAACTTATTATCCGAAGCTAATAATATAATTGTAAGTGGAGGAGCAATAGGGATAGATACAATTGCACATAAATCAGCAGGTTATTCAAATACTATTATGATTTGTCATTTACAATAA